From Burkholderia sp. WP9, a single genomic window includes:
- a CDS encoding MBL fold metallo-hydrolase, whose protein sequence is MTPQIEAFYDATTGTFTYVVYASEGSACAVIDPVLDYDPKSGGTSTESAERVVAFVNAHELRVQWLLETHAHADHLSAAQYLKEALGGEIAIGESIRIVQSTFRRIFNLGEDVPADGRQFDHLFQPGETFSIGELSGEALHVPGHTPADMAYRIGDAVFVGDTLFMPDVGSARCDFPGGDAHTLYESVRRLLALPPDTRLCMCHDYPPPSRGPQWQTTVAEQRRGNIHLHDGVSVAEFVAMRTARDRTLGMPTLILPAIQVNIRAGSLPEPEDNGVRYLKIPLNAF, encoded by the coding sequence ATGACGCCTCAGATCGAAGCGTTTTACGATGCCACCACCGGTACTTTCACCTATGTCGTCTACGCGTCCGAAGGCTCGGCGTGCGCGGTGATCGATCCGGTGCTCGACTACGATCCGAAGTCGGGCGGTACGTCGACGGAGTCGGCGGAGCGCGTCGTCGCGTTCGTCAACGCGCATGAGCTGCGTGTTCAGTGGCTGCTCGAAACGCACGCGCATGCCGATCACCTGTCGGCCGCGCAGTATCTGAAGGAAGCCCTGGGCGGCGAGATTGCCATTGGCGAGAGCATTCGGATCGTGCAGAGCACATTCCGGCGCATCTTCAATCTCGGCGAGGACGTGCCTGCCGACGGCCGCCAGTTCGACCATCTGTTCCAGCCGGGTGAGACGTTCAGCATCGGCGAGTTGAGCGGGGAGGCGTTGCATGTGCCGGGCCATACGCCGGCGGACATGGCGTACCGGATCGGCGATGCCGTGTTCGTGGGCGACACGCTGTTCATGCCGGACGTCGGCTCGGCGCGCTGCGACTTTCCCGGCGGCGATGCCCATACGCTGTACGAATCCGTGCGCAGGCTGCTCGCGCTGCCGCCCGACACGCGGCTGTGCATGTGTCACGACTATCCGCCGCCGTCACGCGGGCCGCAATGGCAGACCACGGTGGCTGAACAGCGGCGCGGCAATATTCATTTGCACGACGGCGTGAGCGTGGCGGAGTTCGTGGCGATGCGCACCGCGCGCGACCGCACGCTCGGCATGCCGACGCTGATTCTGCCGGCCATCCAGGTCAATATCCGCGCGGGCAGCTTGCCGGAGCCGGAAGACAACGGCGTGCGTTACCTGAAGATTCCACTGAACGCGTTTTGA
- a CDS encoding cobalamin biosynthesis protein CobT produces MHATRNLRDTRGFAFESTLSKVARVLTGQYGVTVAFSPDGPRVEPGRIVIPAYELNGEVERDVLIGYLDLLVARAKHASLAQLDALPAGIVATLAQVVEDRRVCGQLLDEYPGARWFIGRLRLHAAERVLQRWPKLHWRDRLVWLVERALWDEPPTRTEASQSLLAALHAAQDLLDEARVSRSTAQSIAAAQALVARVRALSAGEVNSMAFTADPLEDIDTETAASSSAPRDDDETTRPDQNSATSPPSDRSSGAQADNAVGMGQSLADAQQPSERSEGEAAGSIADASRARLSIPLATEFDDIRDLTGQGDSAAWRELRTQARADTAPLKEKLERALSADERTRWRREQERGEIDRTALAKLATSPGYRTPFRTQRPAKGRDVAVTLLIDRSGSMAGRKIELARQCAAALCDALTQLSFDCEVLGYCSVESVPMKQLYERQRATGADLRRYNRFVERLDLKVYKRFGATDMSGIAAIDCGHENPDGEALAWAATRLADHQAERRILMVFSDGYPSTGDGDPQVLRSDLRERVAAIGKRGIELVGIGVLTDAVEDFYPHNVVVSRLAELPATVFSVLSSMLLTR; encoded by the coding sequence ATGCACGCCACGCGCAATCTGCGCGACACGCGCGGCTTCGCATTCGAATCCACACTCAGCAAGGTCGCCCGCGTGCTGACCGGTCAGTACGGCGTGACGGTCGCGTTCAGTCCGGACGGTCCGCGCGTCGAACCCGGCCGGATCGTGATTCCCGCCTACGAGTTGAATGGCGAGGTCGAGCGCGATGTGCTGATCGGCTATCTCGACCTGCTGGTCGCGCGCGCCAAGCATGCGTCGCTCGCGCAGCTCGACGCGCTGCCCGCGGGCATCGTCGCGACTCTCGCGCAAGTTGTCGAAGACCGCCGCGTGTGCGGGCAATTGCTCGACGAATATCCGGGCGCGCGCTGGTTCATCGGCAGGTTGCGCCTGCATGCCGCCGAGCGCGTGCTGCAACGCTGGCCAAAGCTGCATTGGCGCGACCGGCTGGTCTGGCTGGTGGAGCGCGCATTGTGGGACGAGCCGCCCACCCGGACTGAAGCGAGCCAGTCGCTGCTCGCCGCGTTACATGCCGCGCAGGACTTGCTCGATGAGGCGCGCGTGAGCCGTTCGACCGCGCAGAGCATTGCCGCGGCGCAGGCGCTCGTGGCGCGCGTGCGGGCGCTGTCCGCAGGCGAGGTGAACAGCATGGCGTTCACCGCGGATCCGCTCGAAGACATCGATACGGAAACGGCCGCGTCGTCGTCCGCACCGCGCGACGATGACGAAACCACGCGGCCCGATCAGAACAGCGCGACCTCGCCGCCGTCCGATCGAAGCAGTGGCGCGCAGGCGGACAACGCGGTCGGCATGGGTCAATCGCTCGCGGACGCGCAGCAGCCCTCCGAGCGTTCCGAAGGCGAAGCAGCCGGCTCGATAGCGGACGCGTCACGAGCCCGGCTGTCGATTCCGCTCGCCACCGAATTCGACGATATCCGCGATCTCACGGGCCAGGGCGACAGCGCCGCGTGGCGCGAACTACGCACGCAAGCGCGCGCGGACACCGCGCCGCTCAAGGAAAAGCTCGAACGCGCGCTGAGCGCCGACGAACGCACGCGCTGGCGCCGCGAGCAGGAGCGCGGCGAGATCGATCGCACCGCATTGGCGAAGCTCGCGACCTCGCCCGGCTACCGCACGCCGTTTCGCACGCAGCGGCCCGCCAAAGGACGCGACGTGGCCGTGACGCTGCTGATCGACCGCAGCGGCTCGATGGCCGGGCGCAAGATCGAACTCGCGCGCCAGTGCGCGGCCGCCTTGTGCGATGCACTGACGCAGTTGTCGTTCGACTGCGAAGTACTCGGCTATTGTTCGGTCGAATCCGTGCCGATGAAGCAGCTCTATGAGCGGCAGCGGGCAACCGGCGCGGACTTACGGCGCTATAACCGCTTCGTCGAACGACTCGATCTGAAAGTCTATAAACGCTTCGGCGCGACCGACATGAGCGGGATCGCCGCCATCGACTGCGGGCACGAGAATCCGGACGGCGAGGCGCTGGCCTGGGCCGCGACACGGCTTGCCGATCACCAGGCCGAACGGCGCATTCTGATGGTGTTTTCCGATGGCTACCCGTCCACCGGCGACGGCGATCCGCAGGTGTTGCGCAGCGATTTGCGCGAGCGCGTCGCGGCCATCGGCAAGCGCGGTATCGAACTGGTCGGAATCGGCGTACTGACCGACGCGGTCGAGGACTTCTATCCGCACAACGTGGTAGTGAGCCGCCTTGCCGAACTGCCCGCGACGGTGTTCTCCGTACTCAGTTCGATGCTGCTCACGCGGTAA
- a CDS encoding AAA family ATPase: MNAPELTEDENLGLYQRATEGGAEWWRVSVADRPENYRLEHGVDNGGEPGAVDIDLVVDAENLRAKLKKWRREGFAIETDNAASEQSAAGRVAFMPELQRAAARTAAAKHRQVEGTGETVRIGRVDVPCGVGNPLVPRLNPAYLFSERFNDIVEDIVENRRVMLIGHTGAGKTSLIEQVAARSHHGVLRSNMNGQTTVGDFVGFWTVKGGETIWVDGVLPTAMREGLWLIVDEIDFAEPSILAALTAVLEPHGRLVLKEKGNEIVAPHPAFRLFATANAVGAMSQFRHLYQGANLMNEAFLDRWRVYLLDYLSPAEEADVLMATLAPHMTRALATTLAAIAADCRAAFAREDLSSAFSTRRLLDWAELMLRTGDPERAAGPAIYAKVSPEDAALIRGIIRHHIAPAADA, translated from the coding sequence ATGAACGCGCCCGAACTGACCGAAGACGAAAATCTTGGCCTCTACCAACGCGCAACGGAAGGCGGTGCGGAATGGTGGCGCGTCAGTGTGGCAGACCGGCCGGAAAACTATCGCCTCGAACATGGCGTGGACAACGGCGGCGAACCTGGCGCGGTCGATATCGATCTCGTTGTCGATGCGGAAAATCTGCGCGCGAAGCTCAAGAAATGGCGCCGCGAAGGCTTCGCGATCGAGACGGACAATGCCGCAAGCGAGCAATCCGCGGCCGGGCGCGTCGCCTTCATGCCGGAATTGCAGCGCGCCGCGGCACGGACCGCGGCGGCAAAACACCGGCAGGTCGAAGGCACCGGCGAGACCGTGCGCATCGGTCGTGTGGATGTGCCCTGCGGCGTGGGCAATCCGCTCGTGCCGCGCCTGAACCCGGCCTATCTGTTCTCCGAGCGCTTTAACGACATTGTCGAGGACATTGTCGAGAACCGGCGCGTGATGCTGATCGGCCATACCGGCGCGGGCAAGACCAGCCTGATCGAACAGGTCGCGGCGCGTTCGCATCACGGCGTGCTGCGCTCCAACATGAACGGGCAGACCACCGTTGGCGACTTTGTCGGTTTCTGGACGGTCAAGGGCGGTGAGACGATCTGGGTGGACGGCGTACTGCCCACGGCCATGCGCGAAGGACTCTGGCTGATCGTCGACGAAATCGATTTTGCCGAGCCGTCCATTCTCGCCGCCCTCACCGCCGTGCTCGAACCGCACGGCCGCCTCGTGCTGAAGGAGAAAGGCAACGAGATCGTCGCGCCGCATCCGGCCTTCCGGCTGTTCGCCACGGCAAACGCGGTCGGCGCAATGAGTCAGTTCCGGCATCTGTATCAGGGCGCCAATCTGATGAACGAGGCGTTTCTGGATCGCTGGCGCGTCTATCTACTCGACTATCTGTCACCCGCTGAAGAAGCCGACGTGCTGATGGCCACGCTCGCCCCGCACATGACGCGCGCGCTCGCCACCACGCTTGCCGCGATCGCCGCCGACTGCCGCGCGGCGTTCGCCCGCGAAGACCTGTCGAGTGCGTTCTCCACCCGGCGCCTGCTCGACTGGGCCGAACTGATGCTGCGCACGGGCGACCCCGAACGCGCAGCCGGCCCGGCAATTTATGCGAAGGTGAGCCCGGAAGACGCCGCGTTGATTCGCGGCATCATCCGTCATCACATCGCGCCTGCCGCCGACGCTTGA
- a CDS encoding porin, whose translation MAALAVASPLAYGQTSVTLYGRLDAGLEYLDHINNGAGGSSSRWSAEGGDWGTSMLGLKGNEDLGGGLNAIFNLETGLQVMNGTTSGGRLWSRRAFAGLKSQQWGTLQAGRNLFIDSDGVWEFDPFVQQAFSSASLVRGRNWQQTSNNVEYHSPVFWGFDVQAQYAFGNQPGAFNSGAVGEFGRSDGIMLTYHSPLFDVRGIYDELRDVNGHFSNIFQASREYFVGANVRLDSLKLQGAYTHYSAPDSPAGVADTADHYWLGATYTFQPRWAVTAGGFYVKVGDGSGDAAHDPSGHAMMYVLGTTYNLSKRTFLYGTVGYVHNGSNSNFSLEASPRDAVGNTSPLVGESQTGAYVGMLHQF comes from the coding sequence ATGGCTGCGCTGGCCGTGGCAAGTCCGCTGGCATATGGCCAAACTAGTGTGACGCTATATGGCCGCCTCGACGCGGGCCTCGAATATCTGGATCACATCAACAACGGCGCGGGCGGCAGTTCAAGCCGCTGGAGCGCGGAAGGAGGCGATTGGGGCACCAGTATGCTCGGCCTCAAAGGCAATGAAGACCTGGGCGGCGGCCTGAATGCGATCTTCAACCTCGAAACCGGCTTGCAGGTCATGAACGGCACGACAAGCGGCGGGCGGCTCTGGTCACGGCGCGCGTTCGCGGGTTTGAAGAGCCAACAGTGGGGCACGTTGCAGGCCGGCCGTAATCTGTTTATCGACAGCGACGGCGTGTGGGAATTCGACCCGTTCGTGCAGCAGGCGTTTTCGTCGGCCTCGCTCGTGCGCGGGCGCAACTGGCAGCAGACGAGCAACAACGTCGAGTATCACAGCCCGGTGTTCTGGGGTTTCGACGTGCAGGCGCAATATGCGTTCGGCAACCAGCCAGGCGCGTTCAATAGCGGCGCGGTGGGCGAGTTCGGCCGCTCGGACGGCATCATGCTGACGTACCACTCGCCGCTCTTCGACGTGCGCGGCATCTACGACGAACTGCGTGACGTCAACGGCCACTTCAGCAACATCTTCCAGGCGTCGCGCGAATATTTCGTGGGCGCGAACGTGCGCCTCGATTCGCTGAAACTGCAGGGCGCCTACACGCATTACTCAGCGCCCGATTCGCCGGCCGGCGTGGCCGACACCGCGGATCACTACTGGCTCGGCGCGACCTACACCTTCCAGCCCCGCTGGGCCGTGACGGCGGGCGGATTCTACGTGAAGGTCGGCGACGGATCGGGCGACGCCGCGCACGATCCGTCCGGCCACGCGATGATGTACGTGCTCGGCACCACCTACAACCTGTCGAAGCGCACCTTCCTGTATGGCACGGTGGGTTACGTGCACAACGGCAGCAACTCGAATTTTTCGCTCGAAGCTTCGCCTCGCGATGCGGTTGGCAACACGAGTCCGCTCGTCGGCGAATCGCAAACCGGCGCTTATGTCGGGATGCTGCATCAGTTCTGA
- a CDS encoding FdhF/YdeP family oxidoreductase, which translates to MSTDEIAGTAPDNAEADCTPDSAPIKEYRNAAGGWGSVKAVASILVQEHVTLNGSRILAQQNKADGFACVSCSWAKPADPHLFEFCENGAKATAWEITSKRVEADFFATHTLNELRAWSGLELESRGRLTAPMRWDATSDRYVQTTWEHAFAEIARELQAIHPNEAVFYASGRASLETSYMYALLARLYGTNNLPDSSNMCHESTSVGLPKTIGVPVGTVQLEDFTHTDCMLFFGHNTGTNAPRMLHQLQDARKRGVEIITFNPLKERGLVNFANPQSPLDMLTPADTQISTQYHQIKIGGDAAAIAGLCKLLIEWDDDAQRNAAPRVLDAAFIAEHTHGFEAFADAMRATSWEEIEQRSQLSRAALESVARVYAQANASMVLYGMGITQHRNGVHNVQMLSNLLLLRGNIGRPGAGICPIRGHSNVQGQRTVGITEKPELTPLDTLKDLYGFEPPRDKGMSTVEACRGVLDGKVKAFIGLGGNFQVAIPDHHVMDPAWQRLRLTVQIATKLNRSHLLHGEVAYLLPCLGRIEIDRQASGEQWVSVEDSTACVHGSHGMAEPAGDMLLSEPAIVAGIAKALLPRNPNLDWDAWVDDYALVREAIERTYPDQFKGFNQRFRQPGGFHRPLAACERKWNTENGKANFIVPDTLDEDADMPSRGPDVLRLMTTRGDSQFNTTVYGLDDRFRGVQGSREVLLMHQDDMTRLGFAEGEAVCISTDSNDGIAREIDGMYVHAFDIPRGCIMGYYPECNRLIPLSHHAKTSQVPASKSIPVRLRKSTLVTEAAA; encoded by the coding sequence ATGAGTACGGATGAGATCGCCGGAACAGCACCCGACAACGCGGAAGCGGATTGCACGCCCGACAGCGCGCCGATCAAGGAATACCGCAACGCGGCAGGCGGCTGGGGCTCGGTGAAAGCGGTCGCGTCGATTCTCGTGCAGGAACACGTCACGTTGAACGGGAGTCGCATCCTGGCGCAACAAAACAAGGCGGACGGCTTCGCGTGCGTGAGCTGCTCATGGGCCAAACCGGCGGACCCGCACCTGTTCGAGTTCTGCGAAAACGGCGCGAAGGCGACCGCGTGGGAGATCACCAGCAAACGCGTCGAAGCTGACTTTTTCGCCACGCATACATTGAACGAACTGCGCGCATGGAGCGGTCTCGAACTCGAATCGCGCGGGCGGTTGACCGCGCCGATGCGTTGGGATGCCACAAGCGACCGCTATGTGCAGACCACCTGGGAACACGCGTTCGCCGAGATCGCGAGGGAACTGCAAGCCATTCACCCGAACGAGGCCGTATTTTATGCGTCCGGCCGCGCGTCGCTGGAAACGTCCTACATGTATGCGTTGCTTGCCCGGCTCTACGGCACCAACAATTTGCCCGACAGCTCGAACATGTGTCACGAAAGCACCTCGGTCGGCTTGCCGAAGACGATCGGCGTGCCGGTCGGGACGGTGCAGCTCGAAGACTTCACCCACACTGACTGCATGCTGTTCTTCGGCCACAACACCGGCACCAACGCGCCGCGCATGTTGCATCAACTGCAGGACGCGCGCAAACGCGGCGTGGAGATCATCACCTTCAATCCACTGAAGGAGCGCGGGCTGGTTAATTTTGCGAACCCGCAGTCGCCGCTCGACATGCTGACCCCGGCCGACACGCAAATCAGTACGCAATACCATCAGATCAAGATCGGCGGCGACGCGGCGGCAATTGCCGGACTGTGCAAGCTGCTAATCGAATGGGACGACGACGCGCAACGCAACGCGGCGCCACGCGTGCTCGACGCGGCGTTCATCGCCGAACACACACACGGTTTCGAAGCCTTTGCCGACGCCATGCGCGCGACCTCATGGGAAGAGATCGAGCAGCGCTCGCAACTCAGCCGCGCCGCGCTCGAAAGCGTGGCGCGTGTTTACGCGCAGGCGAATGCGTCGATGGTCTTATACGGCATGGGCATCACGCAACACCGCAACGGCGTGCATAACGTGCAGATGTTGTCGAACCTGCTGCTTTTACGCGGCAATATCGGCCGGCCCGGCGCCGGCATCTGTCCGATTCGCGGCCACTCGAACGTGCAGGGACAGCGCACGGTCGGCATCACGGAGAAGCCTGAACTCACGCCGCTCGACACACTGAAGGACCTGTATGGCTTCGAGCCGCCGCGCGACAAAGGCATGAGCACCGTCGAAGCCTGTCGCGGCGTGCTCGACGGCAAGGTCAAAGCCTTTATCGGCTTAGGGGGCAATTTCCAGGTGGCGATTCCCGACCATCATGTCATGGACCCCGCCTGGCAACGGCTGCGGCTCACGGTGCAGATCGCCACCAAACTGAATCGCAGCCATCTGTTGCATGGCGAGGTCGCCTATCTGCTGCCGTGTCTCGGGCGCATCGAGATAGACCGCCAGGCGAGCGGCGAGCAATGGGTCAGCGTGGAAGACAGCACGGCCTGCGTACACGGTTCGCATGGAATGGCCGAGCCGGCCGGCGACATGTTGCTGTCCGAGCCGGCGATTGTCGCGGGCATCGCCAAGGCGCTGTTGCCGCGCAATCCGAATCTCGACTGGGATGCGTGGGTAGATGACTATGCACTGGTGCGCGAGGCGATCGAGCGCACCTATCCGGATCAGTTCAAGGGCTTCAATCAGCGCTTCAGGCAGCCAGGCGGGTTTCATCGGCCGCTTGCGGCGTGCGAGCGCAAATGGAACACGGAAAACGGCAAGGCCAACTTCATCGTGCCCGATACGCTCGACGAAGACGCGGATATGCCGTCGCGCGGCCCCGACGTGCTGCGCCTGATGACGACCCGCGGCGACAGCCAGTTCAACACGACCGTGTACGGTCTCGACGACCGCTTCCGCGGCGTGCAAGGCAGCCGTGAGGTGTTGCTCATGCATCAGGACGACATGACACGGCTCGGCTTTGCGGAAGGCGAAGCGGTATGTATCTCCACCGACTCGAACGACGGCATCGCGCGCGAGATCGACGGCATGTACGTCCATGCGTTCGACATTCCGCGTGGCTGCATCATGGGCTATTACCCGGAATGCAACCGCTTGATTCCGCTCTCGCATCATGCGAAAACGAGTCAGGTGCCGGCTTCCAAGTCGATCCCGGTGCGGCTGCGCAAATCCACCCTCGTGACCGAAGCCGCCGCCTGA
- a CDS encoding DUF6723 family protein — protein MARHKADVADDDFEIYASYHGTGDGRYVGGLKVVRKADRKILFPFDGAPEIGPYATADEARRAAIDYGREIVAADRAAPEK, from the coding sequence ATGGCGCGACATAAGGCCGACGTGGCTGACGACGACTTCGAGATTTACGCCAGCTATCACGGAACAGGCGATGGCCGTTACGTAGGTGGACTGAAGGTAGTCAGAAAGGCGGACAGAAAAATTCTGTTTCCATTCGACGGCGCGCCGGAGATCGGGCCATACGCAACCGCCGACGAGGCGCGGCGCGCCGCGATCGACTATGGTCGGGAGATTGTCGCCGCGGATCGCGCGGCCCCTGAAAAGTGA
- a CDS encoding cupin domain-containing protein, with translation MHNDSLHGFDAAQTEYEAFMLKPHDWVPNNRKLPVVIYRRALMPDSGDLGAAFEILFERNAWPTQWRDGIFDYHHFHATAHEILGVTDGSAQVIIGGPGGTVVTLSAGDAILLPAGTGHCLQSFARHFRVVAGYPEGQQWDIRREALTPDELAAMEALPFPSLDPIDGKHGPLVEHWLHAA, from the coding sequence ATGCACAACGATTCGCTGCATGGATTCGATGCGGCTCAAACGGAGTACGAAGCCTTCATGCTGAAGCCGCATGATTGGGTGCCGAATAACCGCAAGCTGCCGGTCGTGATCTACCGGCGTGCGCTCATGCCGGACAGCGGCGACCTCGGTGCCGCATTCGAAATCCTGTTCGAACGCAACGCATGGCCGACGCAATGGCGCGATGGCATCTTCGACTACCATCATTTCCACGCTACCGCGCACGAAATTCTGGGCGTGACCGACGGGTCCGCGCAAGTGATCATAGGCGGACCGGGCGGCACGGTGGTGACGCTGTCCGCCGGCGACGCGATCCTGCTGCCAGCCGGCACCGGACATTGCCTGCAATCGTTCGCGCGGCACTTCCGGGTGGTGGCCGGTTATCCCGAGGGGCAGCAATGGGATATCCGCCGCGAGGCGCTCACGCCGGACGAACTGGCGGCCATGGAGGCGTTGCCTTTTCCGTCGCTGGATCCGATTGACGGCAAACACGGTCCGCTGGTGGAGCATTGGCTGCATGCAGCCTGA
- the tkt gene encoding transketolase, with product MQNDPALDQLCINTIRTLSMDAVQKANSGHPGTPMALAPVAYHLWQNHLRYDPDEPLWPNRDRFVLSVGHASMLLYSLLHLANVKAVDDGGKPTNGPAVSLDDIEHFRQLGSKTPGHPEYRMTTGVETTTGPLGQGLGNSVGMAMAARWYESHFNQPDAPLFDYRVYALCGDGDMMEGISHEAASLAGHLKLSNLIWIYDSNRVTIEGHTDLAYSDDVESRFRGYNWHTLHVNDANDAAALEAAFVEAKSITDRPTLIVVHSIIGWGAPHKQDTSAAHGEPLGVEEVALAKKAYGWPEDKFFYVPDGVHERFAAGFGARGKAAREDWQAKYDAYNKKHPELAREFAQIEAHELPAGWDSDIPTFDADPKGVASRDSSGKVLNAIAARVPWMIGGAADLAPSTKTNLKFEGAGSFEHDNYGGCNLHFGIREHAMGAAVNGLALSNLRPFGSTFLIFSDYMKPPIRLSAIMEVPAIYVFTHDSIGVGEDGPTHQPIEQLASLRGVPGLTVLRPGDANEVAEAWRAALADPRRPSCIVVSRQPLPTLDRSRYAAASGTQKGAYVLADAADGQKPQVILMATGSELSVCVDVYEKLKSEGIAARVVSMPSWDIFERQDEAYQDSVLPPDVDARVAVEQAASLGWDRYVGRLGAQVVMHTFGASAPLAELKKKFGFTPEHVYEAAKQQIERVKSKRSQE from the coding sequence ATGCAAAACGATCCCGCCCTCGATCAGCTGTGTATCAACACGATTCGCACGCTGTCGATGGACGCTGTGCAAAAGGCCAATTCCGGTCACCCCGGCACGCCGATGGCATTGGCACCCGTTGCCTATCACCTGTGGCAAAACCATCTGCGTTACGACCCGGACGAGCCGCTGTGGCCGAATCGCGATCGCTTCGTGCTCTCGGTCGGGCATGCATCGATGCTGTTGTATTCACTGTTGCACCTGGCGAACGTCAAGGCCGTGGATGACGGCGGCAAGCCCACTAACGGACCCGCTGTGTCGCTCGACGATATCGAGCATTTCCGTCAATTGGGCAGCAAGACACCGGGCCACCCCGAATACCGGATGACGACCGGCGTCGAGACCACCACCGGCCCGCTCGGGCAAGGGCTCGGCAACAGTGTCGGCATGGCGATGGCGGCACGCTGGTACGAGAGCCACTTCAACCAACCGGATGCGCCGCTGTTCGACTATCGGGTCTACGCGCTGTGTGGCGACGGCGACATGATGGAAGGCATCTCGCACGAGGCGGCTTCGCTCGCGGGACATCTCAAGCTGTCCAATCTGATCTGGATCTATGACAGCAACCGCGTCACGATCGAGGGCCATACGGACCTCGCCTATAGCGACGACGTGGAGAGCCGCTTTCGCGGCTACAACTGGCACACGCTGCATGTGAACGACGCGAATGACGCCGCCGCGCTCGAAGCAGCGTTCGTCGAAGCGAAAAGCATCACCGACAGGCCGACCCTGATCGTGGTGCACAGCATTATCGGCTGGGGCGCGCCGCATAAGCAGGACACTTCGGCGGCGCACGGCGAACCGCTCGGCGTCGAGGAAGTGGCGCTCGCCAAAAAGGCGTACGGCTGGCCCGAGGATAAATTTTTCTACGTGCCGGACGGTGTGCACGAACGCTTCGCTGCGGGCTTCGGCGCGCGTGGCAAGGCGGCGCGCGAGGACTGGCAGGCGAAGTACGACGCTTACAACAAGAAGCACCCGGAACTGGCGCGTGAATTCGCCCAGATCGAAGCGCACGAATTGCCGGCAGGTTGGGACAGCGACATTCCCACCTTCGATGCGGACCCGAAGGGTGTCGCTTCACGCGATTCGTCGGGCAAGGTGCTCAACGCGATTGCCGCGCGCGTTCCATGGATGATCGGCGGCGCGGCCGACCTCGCGCCTTCCACCAAAACCAATCTGAAGTTCGAGGGCGCGGGCAGCTTCGAACACGACAATTACGGCGGCTGCAACCTGCATTTCGGCATTCGCGAACACGCGATGGGCGCGGCAGTCAACGGCCTCGCGCTGTCGAATCTGCGGCCGTTCGGCTCGACCTTCCTGATTTTCAGCGACTATATGAAGCCGCCAATCCGCCTCTCGGCGATCATGGAAGTGCCGGCTATCTACGTGTTCACGCACGATTCGATCGGCGTGGGCGAAGATGGTCCGACGCATCAGCCGATCGAGCAGCTAGCGTCGCTGCGCGGCGTGCCGGGGCTGACCGTGCTGCGTCCGGGCGACGCCAACGAAGTGGCCGAGGCGTGGCGTGCAGCACTTGCCGATCCGCGGCGGCCGTCGTGCATCGTCGTGTCGCGTCAGCCGCTGCCCACGCTGGACCGCAGCCGCTATGCGGCGGCGAGCGGCACGCAGAAGGGCGCCTACGTGCTGGCCGATGCCGCCGATGGACAGAAGCCGCAAGTGATCCTGATGGCGACCGGCAGCGAACTCTCGGTTTGCGTCGACGTGTACGAGAAGCTCAAGAGCGAGGGCATCGCGGCGCGTGTCGTGTCGATGCCGTCCTGGGATATCTTCGAGCGGCAGGACGAGGCGTATCAGGATTCGGTGTTGCCACCGGACGTGGACGCGCGCGTGGCGGTCGAACAGGCTGCCTCGCTGGGCTGGGACCGCTATGTGGGGCGTCTCGGCGCGCAGGTGGTGATGCATACGTTCGGCGCTTCCGCGCCGCTTGCCGAGCTGAAGAAGAAGTTCGGCTTCACGCCGGAGCATGTGTACGAAGCGGCGAAGCAGCAGATCGAGCGGGTGAAGTCCAAGCGCAGCCAGGAGTAG